In Haliaeetus albicilla chromosome 3, bHalAlb1.1, whole genome shotgun sequence, the following are encoded in one genomic region:
- the PENK gene encoding proenkephalin-A, whose product MAMLLRLGCSLLALSTCLLPRARADCGRDCTACAYRLGPRAGIHPLACTLECEGKLPSAKAWETCKELLQLAKLDLSEDGNISPGEKKELDENHLLAKKYGGFMKRYGGFMKKMDELYQVEPEDEANGGEILAKRYGGFMKKDSDDDALANSSDLLKELLGTGDNPEAGHYREINENDGDVSKRYGGFMRSIKRSPELEGEAKELQKRYGGFMRRVGRPEWWLDYQKRYGGFLKRFADSILPSEEDGETYSKEVPEMEKRYGGFMRF is encoded by the exons ATGGCGATGCTCCTGAGACTCGGCTGCTCGCTGCTGGCCCTCAGCACCTGCCTGCTCCCGAGGGCGCGGGCGGACTGCGGCCGCGACTGCACCGCCTGCGCCTACCGCCTGGGACCCCGCGCCGGCATCCACCCCCTG GCATGTACACTAGAATGTGAAGGAAAGCTGCCTTCTGCCAAAGCCTGGGAGACCTGCAAGGAGCTCCTGCAACTGGCAAAGCTGGATCTTTCTGAGGATGGCAACATTTCTCCAGGAGAGAAGAAGGAGCTGGATGAGAACCATTTGCTTGCGAAGAAGTATGGAGGCTTCATGAAAAGATACGGGGGGTTCATGAAGAAAATGGACGAGCTCTACCAGGTAGAACCGGAGGATGAAGCTAATGGAGGAGAAATCCTGGCTAAGAGGTATGGAGGGTTTATGAAGAAAGACTCAGATGACGATGCCCTTGCTAATTCCTCTGATCTGCTGAAGGAGCTCCTAGGAACAGGGGATAACCCTGAAGCAGGGCATTACCGAGAGATAAATGAAAATGACGGGGACGTCAGCAAAAGATATGGAGGCTTCATGAGAAGCATAAAGCGCAGCCCCGAATTGGAAGGTGAAGCCAAAGAGCTGCAAAAGAGATACGGTGGTTTCATGAGACGAGTGGGCAGACCAGAATGGTGGCTGGATTACCAGAAACGATACGGTGGGTTTCTTAAGCGCTTTGCCGACTCCATTCTCCCTTCAGAAGAAGATGGGGAAACTTATTCCAAAGAGGtcccagagatggaaaagagataTGGTGGATTTATGAGATTTTAA